The Pontibacter sp. SGAir0037 DNA segment GCCGGAGACGGCAAAGCCGAGCGGTACTAATTGCCCGGGCGCGTTCTCCAGGAGGCCGGAAACGGCCCGCCGCTTCCCCCCCTTTCCCTCTCCCCCACAAGGTCAAAGACACACCACAGCATCAGGCACGGACAGCAACCGTGCGACGGCAATGGTGGCTATGGCGCCGGTGTTCACCTCTTCCCATCCCGAACAGAGAAGTTAAGCCCGGCTGCGCCGATGGTACTGGGGTCACACCCGGGAGAGTAGGTGGCCGCCAACCACATCACGAAGGGTTACCCCCACAAAGGGTAACCCTTTTTTCATTCCACACACACCACACGCTGAAACCGGCATCCAGTAAAACAGTTACAAATACAGTGTCAAACTGTACTGTTTTTGCAGATGGTCATAGCAGGAAACACAGTCGAGATAGGTTTTCTGAATATAGTTAGCACGGTAAAAGATTACCTAAAGAGACGTCTGTTCATCTGAAAACATACTATCATCAATGTTGTTTTCCTTTTCTTCAAAATGCTCTTCATAGGTTTCCAAAGGCTGTGGAGCAATTTTAACAGCTAAAGCTCTGTCTGCTTCAGCCTGTTCTTTATTTCCAAGTTTAAATTTGGCTGCACCCCGGCTATAATAAGCATCATACAAATACTTGAAGTTTTTACTCTTCGATGCTACCAAATCGTAATCTTCAATTGCCAACTGATACTTTTCTTGTTCTAGGCGGCTTTCAGCTCTGTGAAACAGAAACTCTATATCACCTGGATGAATTTCTAGAGCTCTACTAGCTACATTTTCGGCTTCAAGGTGTTTTTTGCCGAACCTATAGCACCAGTATAGCTTGTCAAATGTATCCTTATCTATATTTCCCTTCTCTACAAGTGCTTCAAAATAAATAGCTGCTTCAGTATAAGCAGTAGGACTACCACCAATAAGGCCTTCTTCCATTTTGGCCGCACCGGTTTTGTATAATTTTTTAGCAGGAGTAAAAAAGTATGGATCAGCAAGTACAATAGCACCGAAAACAACTACTGTAAGTGTAATTAATGTGAATATTGATAGTTTTAAAATATTATGACTCATAATTATCTCAATGCAGAAGGTAAATAACTAAAGAAGAACAAAAACAGATAAGAATTCTATACAACAACTTTTTTCCATTTTCCTTTTCTAAACAACCAATAACCTGTTAAAGTAATCGCGGTTTCGGCAACGGGTATAGCTATAAATACACCAGTAGGGCCCATCGCAAAATGCCTGGCAAGCAGGTACGCTAACGGAATCTGAAACAGCCAAAAACCTCCGAAGTTTATCCAAGTTGGTGTCCAGGTATCACCGGCACCGTTAAAAGCATTTATAAGTACCATACCAATTCCGTAAAAGATATACCCGATGCTCATAATCCTGATGGCCTGAACTGCTATTTGTTGGACTTCCATATCATTTGTAAAAAATGAGGCCAAAATATCGGCACCGGCAAGGCTTACTAAAGTAATAACAGCCATAAAAATCACATTGTATTTAGCTGTTTTTATAACAGCTTGTTCAGCTCTTGCCAACTGCTTGGCTCCTAAATTCTGCCCTACTAATGTTGACGCAGCGTTACTTAAGCCCCAAGCAGGCAGCATAAAGAACATTAGCAAGCGAAGTGCTGTTTGATAACCTGCTGAACCATGATCACCGCCGGTAGTTGCTACCAGCTGAGCCAGAAAGATCCAACTGCAGGAGGCAATGACAAATTGTAATACAGCAGGCGCAGCAATGCGAACCAATACTTTTATCTGTTCCCAGTCTGGTAAGAAATGAGCTAACTGCATTTTAAGAATGCTTTTACCACTAAACAGGTAGTATAGCTGATAACATACACCAAGTCCGCGGCCAATTGAGGTGGCCATGGCTGCACCTGTAAGACCAAAAGCAGGTACAGGACCAAAGCCGTTAATCAGAATAGGGCAGAGGATAATGTTAATGATATTGGCAACCCATAAACTTTTCATCGCTATGGCAGCATTACCAGCTCCTCTGAAAATTCCGTTAATCAGGAAGAGTAGCATGATAAATACACTGCTTCCCATCATAATCTGCATAAAGGTTGTGCCATAGGCAGCGGCCTCAGCCGATGAACCCATCAGTATGAGAATATCAGTTGCAAATAAATAGCCTGTAATACTGATAAGCGTTGTAAGAGCTATGGCAATAATGGTAGCCTGCATACCTGCTTTTGCGGCCGAGGAAGGATCTTTTTCTCCAACCCGCCTGGCAACTACAGCGGTGGCCGCCATACTGATTCCTATTGCTAAAGAGTAAATAATTGTTAATACCGATTCTGTAAGCCCAACAGTTTGTATAGCATAACTACTGTTGTGCAGGTGACCTACAAAGTAAAGATCAACTAAGGCAAACACAGACTCCATGATCATCTCCAGCATCATGGGAATGGCCAGCAAAATAACTGATTTCCTGATGCTGCCAATTGTGTAATCAGCTTCTCCACCCTGCAGTGACTGCTTTATTACAGCAAATATGCCACGAGGGCTTTCCTGCTTTATTTTTGTTGTTGCCATTTTTAAAGTATAAGAAAGGAAAACGGGTGGTACAGAACAATGTACTCTTTACATCAAGTAAGAGCGGTAGCTCTTGCTAAAGCTGGGGAAACGCTGAAACAAACATAGCTGTAAATTGCTGATATGCAAATATATGTGATTTGTGTATAATTTAAATA contains these protein-coding regions:
- a CDS encoding MATE family efflux transporter: MATTKIKQESPRGIFAVIKQSLQGGEADYTIGSIRKSVILLAIPMMLEMIMESVFALVDLYFVGHLHNSSYAIQTVGLTESVLTIIYSLAIGISMAATAVVARRVGEKDPSSAAKAGMQATIIAIALTTLISITGYLFATDILILMGSSAEAAAYGTTFMQIMMGSSVFIMLLFLINGIFRGAGNAAIAMKSLWVANIINIILCPILINGFGPVPAFGLTGAAMATSIGRGLGVCYQLYYLFSGKSILKMQLAHFLPDWEQIKVLVRIAAPAVLQFVIASCSWIFLAQLVATTGGDHGSAGYQTALRLLMFFMLPAWGLSNAASTLVGQNLGAKQLARAEQAVIKTAKYNVIFMAVITLVSLAGADILASFFTNDMEVQQIAVQAIRIMSIGYIFYGIGMVLINAFNGAGDTWTPTWINFGGFWLFQIPLAYLLARHFAMGPTGVFIAIPVAETAITLTGYWLFRKGKWKKVVV
- a CDS encoding tetratricopeptide repeat protein — encoded protein: MSHNILKLSIFTLITLTVVVFGAIVLADPYFFTPAKKLYKTGAAKMEEGLIGGSPTAYTEAAIYFEALVEKGNIDKDTFDKLYWCYRFGKKHLEAENVASRALEIHPGDIEFLFHRAESRLEQEKYQLAIEDYDLVASKSKNFKYLYDAYYSRGAAKFKLGNKEQAEADRALAVKIAPQPLETYEEHFEEKENNIDDSMFSDEQTSL